CATGGGAGCAGGTGAGGAGcctgcctggaggagcagctgcccctgctctggATTAGAGCCTCCTTGGATCTCACAATGAACCTTGGTGCCTTTTTGCAgtcttctcctttttatttctttttttaatttccttttttcttttggactCTGAAGAAGAGCTCATCACCAACAgttccttctcctcttcaggctttttatttcactggagGAAGGGTTGTACATCTTTCAGCCAAAGATGGATGTGGGTGAATCAAGTCCACAGGAGTCTCCATAACTATGGGTGGAGCTGGGTCAGTTTTGAACTTGGCTCAAGGGATCCTTCACCAACCCTGAGGTTTTACTGTGCCTTCAAGAAGCACTTGTATCTCCTGAGCAAGTGCCAGTGGCCTGaggctgcctcctgcctgctcccttcTTGCCTGGGGTTGGgattttctctcctcctgcacAAGGACTCCATAACCCATTCCCTGGGCTTTGTGATCCAGGGTCAAAGACTGAGAACTGCCTAAACAAAGACTTTCCCAAGAATTTTAACCAAAGATGATCCCATTCCCCAAAGGAATCAGGCCTTCCCCATGCACGTGCACTAACCCAGGCCTGtctgttttaatttcatctGGTTGTTGGATCTGGTGCTGTCTCAGCCTTTCCaagctggctccagagcaggtCTTTGATCAGATGGCTTCCTCTTGCactcaataaatattttctctatatTCTGCCTCTTTattgttgttgggtttttttttgttgttgtttttaagtaaactaaaaaaatccccccTACTATCTTCCATTTGGAGCAGATGTAGGGCAGGGGCCAGAGGCACATTCCCAAGCAGGAATTTCTGCCGCATctcagtgcctgctgctcctccactgCCATCCCCTCCTGTGAGTGCAGCTCTATTGGACTCCACAGCCCTGGTACTGGCTCCTTACACCAGTGCAAACTGGAGTTAAACCAGTATCCTCTGAGGAACAGTCCCAAGTGATTTTGGCTCACATGGGCACGGAACAACTGtgcaaatgttttgcttttattaggCAAAGAATGCAGATGGACAAACTGATCCCCTTGGGAAAGCCTTGGGGAGGGAGGCGATGCCAACCCAAGGTTCCCAGGTGAGGTGGTCACTCCTCTACAGGGGCAGAGCCTTGGCCCCTCCTGAGGGCTTGGTGAGGTAGAAGGTGGCTGTGCCACTGtatttctcctgaaaaacaaGAGGAGCAGTCAAGGCTGGggttctggggctgggggctgccagaACTGGTCAGTTCCACACTCACTCAACCTCCACGCTTCACTGTACTGTAACTACTCATTTGGGTAGTTACAAAATGCCTCCCCTGCCCCTCgtttcctcctcccccagctATTTACAGGGGGCACCATGATCTcccaagagcagaaaaatgatGCTCTGCCTTGTTCACAGGCCCTATATCCTGATACCCCCATTCTGCTGGCATTTCCAGCTACCTGTGCACACCAAGGTGCCGAGTTAGGGAACACTGGTGATGGCACTGAGATCTTTCCTGGGCTGTAACTGCCAGTGTtcagctcagcagtgcccaAGTTCAGCTCAGATCACTTCTCTGTAGATGGATTTGGCCTTCCTGAAACTCCCCCAGCACCTTTTCACTCCCTTTCTCGATGCAATGAtgtcctggggcagggctctgtGACTGGCACAGTGCTGAACTGCCTGCAAGAGCTTAGTGGCATCCACAGACTCAGGGCGACTCCTGGATGAGTTCCACCAAGCCCAAGTGGCTCAGGAGTGACAGTTCAACAATGTCCCTGTGTTGTGCCCCTGAGTGTTCTCTTGGGATCTTCCAGTCAGTCTCCTGGAGCTTTTCTGCCACATacctggatgtgctgctgggctctctctgcagctcctgcttccagcagcGTCACCGTGCAACCTCCGAAGCCTCCCCCTGTCATCCTGCTGCCATAAACCCCATCGActtccagggctgctgccaccagctcgTCCAGCTCCGGGCAGCTCACTTCATAGTCATCCCTGGAGAGAGGAGACCAGtgctctgccctgtcctgcaCCCTGGGCACAACCACTGCACCACCGACAGCTTCAGCTTGTGTCCTGGTGCAGCCAGCAGCAATGCTGGGTGCTGCACATCCCGGTCCAGCTCTGCCTAGAAGGGCTGTCAGTATCCCGGGTCATCCTCACCTGAGGGAGTTGTGGCTCTCCACCATCAGCCTCCCAAAGGTTCTGTAGTCCCTGcactgcagtgcctgtgctgcctgtgctgtccgCGCTATCTCGCCGATGACGTGCCTGGCCCGCCGGAACACCTCATCCCCCAGCTGGCTCCTGGCCTCTGCAGAGACAGTTGTGTCCCTGCAGCAAAGCCTCACAGCCTGCACGATGCTGTGGGGGTGCATCCTGCAACCATCCTGTGccaaagctgctctgcctgcagcacacTCCCATCACAGGGTGTGCGCCCACCCGCCTGCACCAGGTCTGAGCCCACGGGGCACCAAGCTCTTGATGCCCCAAGGGCCGAccagagaagaggaggggactgtccccacCTTCCAGCTCGGCCAGGGTGGCGTCCCTGAGGCTGGCCTtgccaagagctgctgctgcctcctggcacTGCCGCCGGCGCGTGGGGTACTCGCTGCCCGCCAGCGTGTGCCGCACGTTGGAGTTGGTGATGAGCACGGCCAGGCTGGTGTCAGCCAGCGGGACAAGGACGGTCTCCAGGGacctgcagggagagctcagccATGTGCCCacccctctgcctgccccaggctctCAGACACCTGAGCGAGGCCACGTGGCAGATCCTGAACTACAGAGGCAAAGTCCAGCTGGTTTAGGATTTCACTCAAGCATTTCACTCCCTCCCGATTATTAGTTCCATAAGAGAGTCTAATGACCGCAGGAAAGACAGCCCAGCCCAAGTAGCAGAAAGGTTCCAGGAGAAGGAATCAAGACAAGGAGGAACTGAAATGCAGGCTGCCCTGGCTCCATGATGAAATTTTTGGGCTGGATTCAAGGGTTAACCTTGGGCTGGGTTCAAGGATTAACCTCTCCCTGCACTCCTGCCCTTAGTTCATGGCCACAGGGCCAGCTGATCcccagctgctgaaggaggtgagcacagcacagggagcccagCGCTCCACCCTGACCTGCAGTCGATGAGCAGCGCGTGGCCTTCCTTGCCCATCACGGATATGAACTGGTCCATGATCCCACAGGGCATCCCAGCAAACACGTGCTCTGCTTTCTGGCATGCCAGCGCCTTGGCTACCAAATCCCCGTCatctgtgccacagcagagaCACACAGGTCAGCAGCTCCTGCAACTTTCTCCCTTGTTTGGGAGCAGGGGAAGCAAACATGGAAGTAAAGGGTTGTTTTCCCATGGAATGGGGTTTTGCAGCTGCAGGTGCTTGCTCCAGCACCACTGCATGGCATCTCTGCCAGCCTGGGTGCCCAGATCCAGCTGGGTGTGATAATTGACACTGGTGTTTCAGGTATCTTGATTTTTGGGGCCATTAGGGTGGGGAGAGGATGCTCCCAAGGGAACTTCCTCTCATCCCCCTGGCCAGCCCCAGGAGTGGTCCCCATGGATTTTAGAGGTCTGGGCAGGTCAGGCTGGATGAGCCAGAGGAGCCacacaggcagggcagtgccaggtggGGAGATGTTACccacccacagcagcattttcccaaGGGCTGTGGGATCTAGCTAAGGGCACCCCCCTCATCCCAGCTCCCACCTGGAAACAGATGCTGGGGCCCAGGATGGAGTGCTGCCTtaccagggcagagctgctggaggaaggtGTAAGTAGCCACCTCCAGAGAAGCCGAGCTGGAGAGGCCCCCGCCCAGGGGGATGTCACTGGCCATGACAGCGCTGAAGCCTGGCACGGGACcacctgcaggaggagaagagaggaggagggcCAGGAACCCCTGCAGGACTGTGTGTGCCCTACAGCGCCTGGGGAGTGACACAAGGAGCCCCTGTGCGACATTTCAGAACATGGGGTGACCCACAGCAGTGtgaccctgcagccccccaaGCACAGAGGGGCTTTGGAGCTGAGATTGAGTTTGCTGGGTGCTGGTCCTGGCAGAGCCGCAGGATTACACAGACACTAGAAGAGCCCCTGGAGCACTCCCAAAGCTGCATCTGAACAGCAGTCCCCTGCAAGGGGGCTCTGGCCCACCCTCAGCCCCGGCCTTACCCCGGTAGTGCTGGATGACACCCTTGACGTAGTTGGCCCagcggggcagccccgggctcAGGGAGCCGCCGGCTCCGGGAGCCGGGAACTGCACCTTGTGCGGCTCGTCCGCCTCTGCCGACGTGGTGACGATGGAGATGGTCCCGTCCTGTGTGGGGGATCCCACCAGCACCgtccccagctgcagggccTGGGCGTGGGGAAGGTGGCCTCAGACCCTGCAGCACCCCTCAGAGCATCCCCACGGGTGGCAGTggacagctgtggctgcttcagCCCACAGCTGGAGCATCCAAGTGTTCTTTTTTAACAGCTCAGAGTCCCCACTGCACACTCCGGCTTGACACAGAATTAAACTTCTGCCTATTTATTCACACTCAGGGGTCAGCGTTCCCAATGAACGCCGTGCCTGACCCCCAGCTCGGTGCCGGGTGCTGCTTGTTGGGTTCTGGGGGAGTGGTAACCACATCAGGAATGGGAGAAGTTTTCTTGCCCGCCAGGGAATTCAGCTgacctgctcccagctcctcagcctcacAATAATTAGGCTGGAGGTTTGATTTAGGACTGAGGGGGGACATCCCCGCTGAGCCAAAGAGGTTCGGAAGGAGCAGGAAGCTCCTCCTGTTCTGAACCATTTCTGCCACCAAAACATCGCTCTCTGGGAATGGGAAGTTGTTCGAGGGGCGGCAGAAAAAAGGCTTCAGCCTGTCGGAGATGTGGCTGGGAAGAGAATCGCTTGCCCCGTGAAGCGAGTGAGGCGCTGTCTGCAgcgggggctgcagcagctccggctCCGGACCACAGGGCCCTGAGGGGATCCCGGAGGAGCCCTCAGGGTCCCggtggggaggggacaccctgggacagcAGTGGGAAGGCCGTGGCCGAGGACCCCCGGCGGCTGGCAGCAGGATCCGGAAGAGTGACACGGCGAGAGCCCGGAGCACGGCCCTTACCATGGGCAGCACGAAGCCGCCGTTGTAGTCGGTGTGCTCTCCGATGAGGTTGACCCGGCCGGGGGCCCACGCCGCCAGCACCGCCGCAGCCCCGAAAGCCGCTTCGTGCGCCCGGCGAGCGGCCGCCAGCAGCGGGCACGAACCGGGATCCGCCGGTTCCGCCATGGCCGAGCTGCACCGCCCCCGAGGTGTCCCGCACCGCCCCCGAGCGCTCTGCACTGTCCCCGAGCACTCTGCGCTGTCCCCGAGCACTCTGCGCTGTCCCCGATGGGTCCCGCACCGCCCCCGAGCGCTCTGCACTGTCCCGGAGCACTGTGCACTGTCCCCGATGTGTCCCGCACCGCCCCCGAGCGCTCTGCACTGTCCCCGAGCGCTCTGCACTGTCCCCGAGCGCTCTGCGCTGTCCCGGAGCACTCTGCACTGTCCCCGATGGGTCCCGCACCGCCCCCGAGCCCCGCACCGCCCCTTCTCCCGATCCACGGAATCGCTGTTCGCGCGTGGGCATCCCTACGGACAGGGCAAGCGCTTGCCCACACACACCCCGTGTGTAGCTGCCGCGGGGCCGGCACCGAAGCTCTATAACAGATATATCCATATCCCAAAGCCTGTCCTAATACGCGTagagagagataaaaatacGTGTTTGTTTTGCACGTGTGCCTCCTATATGCGGTTGGTGCCGATACAATGTGTGGAATTCATGTACCTGTACAGCTCAATAGGTATACGTGTCACTGTGTTACACCTCTGTACATCAGTGTCTGTGCTTTGTTTGAGTACACGtacacctgtgtgtgtgtgagaggtTCCCCCCGCCTGTGGGGCCGGGCtgctccgctccgctcccggGGCGGGGCCCGTTCCCGGTTTCCCGTTCCCCGTTCCCGGTTCCCCGTTCCCGGTTCCCCGTTCTCGGTTCCCGTCCAGCCGCCGTCGCGGGGTCACCTGGCGCTGGGGGACGAGGAGCCCATGGCCAGGAAGGAGCCTCTGCTGAGCGCCCTTAAAGGTGAGCGTGGGGCCCCTGGCACCTGTgccagctccttccagcagcgCTCGGCCGCGCACCGGCACCGGTCTGACCGGACCGACGGGGGGCCGCGCTGGGGCTGCCCGGGCCAGCCCCGCCGCCCGACCTTGGCTTCGAGCAGGTTTACCCGAGCTCCTGCCCAGCGCAGCCGGGATGTCGGACCCTCCCGTGGGGCCGTGCAGAGCTGTCCCCGGGGTACCCCTCCCCTTTCCCCGGCTGGGCACCCAAGGGTGCCGCCGCTCTCTCTCCTCCCCGCAGGAGCGGTGCTGCGGCTGCGGGAGGGCGGCGGCCCCTGCACGGACACCTCACCGCACCtcgtgtccctgtgccagctgctggagagcatCCTGCGCAAGGGGCTCCGGCGTGAGTGACCCTTCGTGCCCGGGCGGGCGGTGGCAGCGTCCCCAGGCCCGCGGCGAGGGGCCTCGCACTCCTTTCCTCCCGCAGAACCAGCCTGGGCCTTCCGGAGACGGGATTATTGGCACTGGCTAGAGCAGCTTCCCCCGGACACCAGCGGCCGGTGAGAACCTCCGAGCTAGACCGGGGTGAAAatctgagctgtgctggtgtctgTGACGATACTCTCATCCCAAAGATCCCAGGTGCAGGGAGGATGCTCCCGTGTGCTGCCAAAACTGCTTCCACTGTCCCCAAACAGGCCGACCCCTCTGTCCGCCAGCATCCGGAGAGCCGGGGGCTGTGAGCGGACGCGGACGGCGCAGGGCCGGGGGCGACACTTTCTGCGCTTGGCTCTGCAGGGGAAGGTGCTGGCGGTGGCCGTGAGGCAGCTGGCACAGGTCCCCCGGCTCCTGGAGGTGCGGCACGGGGCGGGAGCTGCTACCCACGGGCCACGGGCTGCAAAACGGAGGCGTGATCTGTGCTGTTTCACTGGGTTTCAGTTTTATGATCCAGGGAGCTCCATCCTCGGCAGTGAAGATCTCCGGGGTAAGATGGTGGCTCACCCAAGGCAGGATGCAGCCTGTGTTATGGCACTGCgctgctgcaggggagagggaagagtcCACTGTGATTTTTCTAATCCAAACTTAGCTCTGGAATCTAAATATGTTGCTgcagtgatggaaaaaaaaaaaaaaaaggtgtaaatatttaaacaggGGTTTAATCCATCTAAGTTTGCTTTAGTGGCATGGGATAGGGAAATTGCTTCTGAAGTATCTTCCATGTTATTCCTTTGTACCAAGGATTCTACCTTAAGCAGACCCAGTCTGGTTTGAGGGGAGGCTGTGTTGGATAGGCCTGGACTGAGGGGTGGCACGGGGGTTTAAATGGCTGCATTGCCTTGACAGGCTGCAGCACTCCCTCCATCCATGGCTGTGCTCCTTGAGGGGCCAGGCCAGGGTGGAAGCCTTTAATATCTTGATTATGATAAATAACTCCATGTTAAACCTGTACATCAATGGTCTATAAATCACCCATGCTGCTGGTGCATGAGCAGATTGCAGACCCAGCAGTGTGGTTGCAAGGCTTGTGTAGGAGAGCCTGGGCAGCTTTGCTGTACTTCTAAGAGGAGAAATAGTAGAATTTGCTCCAAGATTTGGTCTgaatttggggggaaaaggtGCCAAGCTGCACCTGTGCCAGCAGTGAGAGCCTGGGATGAgcctccacagctgctgggtGTGTGGGATGCTCTCAAGGCCTCACTCCCAGGACTCATGAGTTACACTGCAAATGGCTTTATTCTGtcctctgctgtgtccctgtgaggCTATGGCTGCCAGGAACCTGGCAGTGACACTgcctctccatccccatccctctgcagagcctttcctctcgctgctgctggtgctgacaGAGATAGATTTCTCCCTGGACCTACAGGTGCAGTGGTGAATCAGTGGGGTGGTGACCAGCACAGGCCTGCCAGTGTGGGGCCCTGGCCCCTTCCTTGCTGGGACGGATGGTGCTGACACTCCTTTGTTTGCAGAATTGCAGCTTCTTGGATGAGAGCTGGCTGCTGCCGGTAAGAGCCCATCGCTCCTGGGAGCTGTCCTTCTGCCACCTGGCTCTCCCTGAAAAGTCAAATGAGGAAGATAAGGAATGGTTTGGTGGGGAGGATTGCCACACAGCCCGGGGTGAATTGGCTCAGGTTCACCAGGACGAGTAGAGCTGCCTCTGCTATAGAGGTTGGATCCTGCCGGGTACCTGGGCCCTCATCTGGAGCAGATCCCAGCACTCCTGGGAGTAAAACCCAGCAAGAGAACCACCCAGGCCTAAATCGCTGATAGAAGTGAAGTTTTCCCATGTTCCCGTCCCTGATTTCTTGCCAAAATAATCCCCATTTCCCTGGGCTGACACAGATTACGCCTCAGCTGGTTTCACTCTTGGTTTGCTCAGtgaaacatcagtgtgttattgAGAACAGCAGGGACGCCTTCATGTCTTTTAACAATGAGGAGCATCCCTCCACCAccttttaaatgcaaaagaatCCCCAAAAAGCTCAAGGCGGCTTTGGGACTGGTCAAGGCATGCACTGAGCCGTGGTGCTACTGCAGAGCCTGGGATCCCAGTGGCTTTGGGGTATTTCTGAGAGCCAGTGCCCCCGGCCGAGCTGGCCGTGTCTCGGGTCCCTGGCTAATGCGATGTGACAGTAAGtgctgctgcaaacagcagcGGCTTTGGGGAGGGGCAGCTGCGTCCCCCGGCTGCATGGGGACATGTGGGGTGAGGCAGGAGGGCTCTTCAATGAATTGAGGTTTGCTGTTGCTTTGCCATTCCATCCATAGAGCAGTTTTGTCCCTTCAGGGCCTGGGTACAGCCGAGTCCTGAGAGAGGACAAAGATGAGCAGTCACTGATGGTCTCCTCTCAGCCTGGGACTTGCCTCTCCCTGGGCTCCCAAAGCCCTGGGTTGGCATCAGTGCCAGAAATTATCCAGGGCATGGAGTCCCTTGGATGTCCCGTGGCCATTGCCAAGGGCACTGTCACCATCCACTCTCTTTCAGGTGTGCAGCACTTATGAGACAGTCCCGTGCCGAGCACTGGGGATGGTGCTCAGGTAAGAGCTCTTgatcctcctctctgctctccagagggATCTGGTCATCATAGCACTGAAAATGccccaaaaaagggaaataaatgtcCTCCTGAGAGCATTGGGGCTGTCTCGGGTGCTTTTCTCCCCACCAGCTCAGCCTTGCCAGTATCTGCCATCCATAGGGTGGCTTTTCCCTGCATTCTGTGTATGGGTGAAATGTCAGGGATGGCACAAAAGGGGAGCCAGGCAGGGTCCCTGGGGCTCAGTTGAGGCTGTTCTGCACCCCCAGGTACGTGGATGGCCGAGTCTTTGTCACCAAGGTGCTCCCTGAGAGCCAGGCAGAGGTGGATGAGGTGGTGCTGGCCGGTGACATCCTCGATGAGATCAATGGCTGCTCACTGAGAAACGCCTTCCCTGGGCAGGTGGGTGGCAACAGAGGGCTGGGGTGTCcccccctctcctgccccctgctcccctctgctccctcctccctccaggctggggctgtgctgcagagactGAAGGGACAACCACTCACCTTCCGCCTGCTCCGGTGGCGGTGGCACGACGGGACTGTCTTTGAGCCACTGCTGCCCTACCTGAGGGctctgaaggagaaggagcccCACTTcgagctccagcacagcccccggCACAGGGGCGAGGGGGAGCCCCGGCAGCAGCAGGGGGGCAGGTGGGTCTGTGCCatgggcagccccaggctgggctgagtCCTGGCACTGGGGTAGCCCTGTGCCCACACTATCCCAGATCTCTGCTCAAGGCTGTGGGGTCAAGGCTGCCCCCACGGCCTGGAGGTGAGCAGGGGGCTGGCAGCATCTTCCCCCataaagagcagcaggagggatgtgTGGGGTCCTTCCTCTGATGCCCCCAAGCCCTTttctccccaggctgctctaCAACCTGCAGTACCTGGGCCAGACCAGCGTTGGGACGGTGAGGCTGTGAGGCAGAGACCTGCCATGGGGTGAATCATCTCTTGTGGGGTTCTTTTCATACCTCCAAGGGTTGTTCCCTCCTTTCCATTCCATTTCAGTACGGTGGCAaagaggtgctggaggaggccatccctgctgtgctggagagggatttggcAGCACGGGTGAGcgacagggctggggacatccTGGGAAGGGCTCTGTGAGAGAATGCAGGTTAACAGGGTCTCTGCcatggatattttttcctgccagctccaggttCACTTGGCTTGGCTGAATATTTGCCACCCCATCAcccctgtggggttttttcaggtCAGAAGCACCTCAGCAGCCAGGATAGGAAAGggcattaaggaaaaaaaatgcaaccgCGTGCAGGAAAGCACTTGGAAAACTCTGGGAAGTCTGATTCCAGGGGTACTTTAGGGCCCAGGTCACAGTTGTTTGAGCCTCTGTGAAAAGACTGAAGTGTGGAAGCACTGGGTGGTGGGgggaaaagagcagcacagaggaaactTGAAGAAGCTGGTGTTGACTGTGCTCCATCACCTCTGCATTTGGATAATCTCTGGTGAGTGATTAAAaacagagctcagggctgtgctgatcagagctttttccccctcatccCCCCTGCAGGAGGTTTTATTTGATGTGAAGGAGGCAGAAGTCCTTGTGCAGGAGAAGGCTTCTTCCAAGGTGAGTGAGTGACATCCAAGGTCTGGGAAACTGGTGGCATGAGGAGCCCAGCTGGAGGGGTCCTGGGGACAGTATAAAGCAGGAATGGGGCTGACAGGGACACCAGACACCAGCCCCTTCCtgtcccctgcacagctcctgtgccGCCATCCCTACCCCTCCATCTCCTGCGTGGGACGCTGCACGTGGAGCCCCAGGATCTTTGCCTTCTGTGTGGTGTGAGTGCTGCCTGTGGCCCTGGgaggggggacagagggacctGGGGCTGGGAAAACAAGCAGGCGAGGTCCAGAGCAACCACAGGGTCCTGGTGCGGctgaaggcagggctgggctcgGAGCTGTGCTGGATAATGGACATGTTTCCATTTTTAGCTCTTCCCCCGAGAGCCCTGATGGGAGCACGTTCAACTGCCTGGTGTTTGCATCCAGTTCTGAGCAAGAATGCGAGGAAATCATCGGGAGAATCGGTAAGGGAAGGGTTTATGGCTTCAGCTGCCATCAGTCACTCCGTGGAATAGCAGGAATTCTGTTCTGGTCCACCACATGCAGGATGCAACTCAATTCCTTTTGTTGAGGTTACTAAGATGAAGAGATACTTTGCTATTTCTCTGgtgtgggttgttttttaaaGGACCACTAGacaatgattttattttaagaaacagcTTCTCCAGCATACTCAGATGCTTCATTGTTTTCCAGTAAGGACTTGGAGGAAATACTGTTTTCAAGGGATGttgttttaaagataattttcttgcaggagctgaggctgctaTTGCAGCTCAGCACCAAACCGTTCACAAACAAATTCCAtgacttggattttttttattttcaattgaCCTAAATGCAAGCTGTGTGGTTCTTCCTGAATTCCATGGACTACTGAGGATCCTCAGTTTTCCCCCATGGAGACATTCCTGACAGGCAGTGGCCCTGGAAAGGACTGCCCAGGTGATTGACAGGAGATCACTGAGCCTCACCTGAAGTTTGAGCTGGTGCTTAACTTTGTCTAAATTGTGACCTTAATTACTTTGTATCAAAGGAATCTTTTCCCCTACAGCTTCagcaagaagaggaaaacacGTTTAAAACCTATCATTTCAGAACAGGCTTGCggcaggatgctgctgtgaGCCAGGGGCTGGGTTTGCTCTGAGCGTGCTTGGAGCAGTGTAGGACagggaggtgaggaggaggTTGTCTAACAAGGTGGCTGAGGAGTGCCtgttcctccagctgcaggatttAAGCACACAGAGTGGTTTGTCTGAGGGAGAACTGCGTGATGAGGCAccactgtcccagcagcagctgagggatgcAGGCCCTGACTCCCAGAGTGAGTTGGGATGATTTTCATGCTCTTCCTCACCATGGAAGACAGGAGGGAGATCATGGACAGCCAGCATCGATTTACCAGAGTCTGGCCTGAACTGCTGCTACTCTCTCCCCAGAACACCACAGTGCGTGTGTTGGAATAAATCAAGCCAGGCTGGctcaaccacttccctgtgTGCTTTCTGCAACAGCTCCAGCCTTACTCGTGCAGCCTGttctggcagggctgagcagcctTGCCCTCCAAGCTCAGTGTTAATTACCCGCGGTTCAGGTGCAGCCTGAACACTTTCCTCCACCACGGCCCAGCAGGGTCTGGCAAGAGGAACCCAGACCTGCCTTAGCCAAGCCTGAAGCAAAGGTTGGAGTATAATTCCATTCACTCCAATGAGAATGCCATGGAGCACCCACCCGTGTGCTCAGCAGCCCATCTGCTCCCCAGGGTGTATCCCCAGCTCTTGCCCTTGCACACTCCATCCTCCTGTGCAGATCCTGGACTGGCACAGCCCAATCTCATGGCAACACTCCCCCACCTCAGCAGTGGGAACAGCCAGGTGGTTTTGCTTCAGGCAGACCAGTCACAATTCCAAAATAAACTTTCCCTGAAGCCACAGGGAAAGGAGCAAAGCGCATTTTGCGTCCTGATTAGAGAAAAGCCCCCCAAAAGCAGCTTCAGGCAGTCCTCCTGGACCCGACACAGCTGTAGGGCTCCACTCTTACTGGCAACAGCAGGTACTCAAGCTGCAGAAAAACCCCTTAAAAGTTCTCCATTCTGTTGCCAGCTGATGTTAAGTTGCAACAACAGCAGAAGCCCAGGATTACAGGAAACTGGAGGAGGCAGAAAGCTTCTTCAAGCCCATTCAAACCAAATGACAAAGAGTCCTCACATGTGAAtgtaaaacatttaatttaaaaatgttgacACTACAATATATAAAATAGCTATTATAAATGCACATAGTGTATTCTATAGCTGCCAGGTTTACGTTTTTAGGAAACTGTAAGTTACACTGTGGTTAAGACTTGTAGTTTCACCCTCTGAAGGAAGTCCACATTTGATCACAGTGATGCATGGTCAGACTAACAGCCCCAATTGTTAAACACTTGGATCAAGTCATAACCAGTTTTATTGCAAAAGGACCCTGTACACATTTATATCAATTCTAGTACCTTA
The sequence above is a segment of the Sylvia atricapilla isolate bSylAtr1 chromosome 18, bSylAtr1.pri, whole genome shotgun sequence genome. Coding sequences within it:
- the GALK1 gene encoding galactokinase; translation: MAEPADPGSCPLLAAARRAHEAAFGAAAVLAAWAPGRVNLIGEHTDYNGGFVLPMALQLGTVLVGSPTQDGTISIVTTSAEADEPHKVQFPAPGAGGSLSPGLPRWANYVKGVIQHYRGGPVPGFSAVMASDIPLGGGLSSSASLEVATYTFLQQLCPDDGDLVAKALACQKAEHVFAGMPCGIMDQFISVMGKEGHALLIDCRSLETVLVPLADTSLAVLITNSNVRHTLAGSEYPTRRRQCQEAAAALGKASLRDATLAELEEARSQLGDEVFRRARHVIGEIARTAQAAQALQCRDYRTFGRLMVESHNSLRDDYEVSCPELDELVAAALEVDGVYGSRMTGGGFGGCTVTLLEAGAAERAQQHIQEKYSGTATFYLTKPSGGAKALPL
- the LOC136369540 gene encoding uncharacterized protein, with translation MAELHRPRGVPHRPRALCTVPEHSALSPSTLRCPRWVPHRPRALCTVPEHCALSPMCPAPPPSALHCPRALCTVPERSALSRSTLHCPRWVPHRPRAPHRPFSRSTESLFARGHPYGQGKRLPTHTPCVAAAGPAPKLYNRYIHIPKPVLIRPPSRGHLALGDEEPMARKEPLLSALKGERGAPGTCASSFQQRSAAHRHRSDRTDGGPRWGCPGQPRRPTLASSRFTRAPAQRSRDVGPSRGAVQSCPRGAVLRLREGGGPCTDTSPHLVSLCQLLESILRKGLRPVLVSVTILSSQRSQVQGGCSRVLPKLLPLSPNRPTPLSASIRRAGGCERTRTAQGRGRHFLRLALQGKVLAVAVRQLAQVPRLLEVRHGAGAATHGPRAAKRRRDLCCFTGFQFYDPGSSILGSEDLREPFLSLLLVLTEIDFSLDLQNCSFLDESWLLPVCSTYETVPCRALGMVLRYVDGRVFVTKVLPESQAEVDEVVLAGDILDEINGCSLRNAFPGQVGGNRGLGCPPLSCPLLPSAPSSLQAGAVLQRLKGQPLTFRLLRWRWHDGTVFEPLLPYLRALKEKEPHFELQHSPRHRGEGEPRQQQGGRLLYNLQYLGQTSVGTYGGKEVLEEAIPAVLERDLAAREVLFDVKEAEVLVQEKASSKLLCRHPYPSISCVGRCTWSPRIFAFCVVSSPESPDGSTFNCLVFASSSEQECEEIIGRIGKGRVYGFSCHQSLRGIAGILFWSTTCRMQLNSFC